The following coding sequences lie in one Arabidopsis thaliana chromosome 3, partial sequence genomic window:
- a CDS encoding uncharacterized protein (unknown protein; FUNCTIONS IN: molecular_function unknown; INVOLVED IN: biological_process unknown; LOCATED IN: endomembrane system; EXPRESSED IN: petal, flower; EXPRESSED DURING: 4 anthesis, petal differentiation and expansion stage; BEST Arabidopsis thaliana protein match is: unknown protein (TAIR:AT5G20790.1); Has 30 Blast hits to 30 proteins in 10 species: Archae - 0; Bacteria - 0; Metazoa - 0; Fungi - 0; Plants - 30; Viruses - 0; Other Eukaryotes - 0 (source: NCBI BLink).), which yields MATLDSPLEVLAFDYVNFVFNNLWTWIAVVTAAVSFWRIRATTTTTTSGGGRDNGLIDESFLEPPKPQATKAALLMETKPPRVKVTETEDWSLLLCKDGVTKGKLTVYYEEEIDGEREEDDGETTAVKYGGGESGEWWERWERVVKMRNGDEGWYRYVDLTVINGNVVRLWDANRVRNGGWVSVQRKECYG from the coding sequence ATGGCGACTTTGGATTCTCCGTTAGAGGTTTTGGCTTTCGACTACGTTAACTTCGTCTTTAACAATCTTTGGACATGGATCGCCGTCGTGACGGCCGCCGTTAGTTTCTGGCGGATCCGAGCCACTACCACTACCACCACCAGCGGAGGTGGTAGAGACAATGGCTTAATAGATGAATCTTTTCTTGAGCCACCAAAACCACAAGCGACAAAGGCTGCTCTCCTTATGGAGACGAAACCTCCTAGAGTCAAGGTAACGGAGACTGAGGATTGGAGTTTGTTGTTGTGTAAGGACGGAGTAACGAAGGGGAAGCTAACCGTGTACTACGAAGAAGAGATTGacggagagagagaagaagatgacggaGAGACAACGGCCGTTAAGTATGGAGGAGGTGAGAGTGGAGAATGGTGGGAGAGATGGGAGAGAGTGGTGAAGATGAGAAATGGAGATGAAGGTTGGTACCGTTACGTGGATTTAACGGTGATTAACGGAAATGTTGTGAGGTTGTGGGATGCTAACCGTGTACGTAACGGTGGTTGGGTTAGTGTGCAACGTAAGGAGTGTTATGGTTGA
- a CDS encoding SAUR-like auxin-responsive protein family (SAUR-like auxin-responsive protein family; CONTAINS InterPro DOMAIN/s: Auxin responsive SAUR protein (InterPro:IPR003676); BEST Arabidopsis thaliana protein match is: SAUR-like auxin-responsive protein family (TAIR:AT5G20810.1); Has 1460 Blast hits to 1446 proteins in 27 species: Archae - 0; Bacteria - 0; Metazoa - 0; Fungi - 0; Plants - 1459; Viruses - 0; Other Eukaryotes - 1 (source: NCBI BLink).) yields the protein MDENNAAKLTGIKQIVRLKEILQKWQTVTIGSKSDDGELGARKHTAIISPVINKRLLDLKTCDSDEETTCQSPEPPPDVPKGYLAVYVGPELRRFIIPTNFLSHSLFKVLLEKAEEEYGFDHSGALTIPCEVETFKYLLKCIENHPKDDTSAEDPVETEE from the exons ATGGATGAAAACAACGCGGCAAAGTTAACCGGGATCAAGCAGATTGTGAGACTAAAGGAGATTCTTCAAAAATGGCAAACTGTCACAATAGGTTCAAAGTCAGATGATGGAGAGTTGGGAGCTAGAAAACACACAGCTATCATTTCACCGGTTATCAACAAGAGGCTATTGGATTTGAAGACTTGTGACTCGGACGAGGAAACTACTTGCCAAAGCCCTGAGCCACCGCCTGATGTCCCTAAAGGATATTTGGCGGTTTATGTTGGACCCGAGCTCCGGAGATTTATCATACCCACAAACTTTCTTAGCCATTCTTTGTTCAAGGTCTTGCTTGAGAAGGCTGAGGAAGAGTATGGATTTGATCACAGCGGTGCGTTAACCATTCCTTGTGAAGTTGAGACTTTCAAGTACTTACTTAAGTGCATTGAGAACCATCCTAAAGATGACACCTCGG cTGAAGATCCAGTAGAAACGGAAGAGTAA